GAAAAAGTACAAGGCACTGCCGATGAGCGCAGAGGAAGCACGCCTGGCCGCCGATGTCGACGCCAAGCGCGCCGCATTCTTCCGCGACGGCGTCGAGCCGCTGATCGCCGCGCTGCGCGCCCGCGATGCCGCTGCCATCGACAAGGTGGTGATGACCGCGGTTCCGCCGATGTTCGTGTCGCTGTCGGCCGCAGTGGATGCACTGGACCGCAACCAGGCCGAACAGGCCAAGACGGCCTACGAGGGCGCTGTGGCGCGTTCGCAGAACTTCCTGTGGCTGATCATCGGTGCCATCGTGGTGGGGATTCTCTCGGCGGTGGCCTGCGCGTTCGGTCTGGACCGGGCGATCTCGGTGCCGCTGAACCGCATGCTCGGCACTTTCGGCGAGATCTCGCGCGGCAACCTCACCGAGCCGATCACCGTCACCAGCCAGGACGAGATGGGTGCGCTCACGCGCGGCCTGCAGGACATGCAGCGCGGGCTGATCCGCACCATCGAGACGATGCGCGGCGGCAGCGATTCGATTGCCAGCGCCACCAAGCAGATCGCCGCCGGCAACATGGACCTGTCGCAGCGCACGGAAGAGCAGGCCAGCTCGCTGGAGGAAACCGCTTCCAGCATGGAAGAGCTGACCTCGATCGTGAAGCAGAACGCCGACAACGCCCGCCAGGCGAGCACGCTGGCCGTCAATGCGTCGGACATCGCGGTCAAGGGCGGTGAGGTGGTCGGCCGGGTGGTCGAGACCATGGCCGGCATCAACGACAGCAGCAAGAAGATCGCCGACATCATCGGCGTGATCGAGGGCATCGCCTTCCAGACCAACATCCTGGCGCTGAACGCGGCGGTGGAAGCCGCGCGTGCCGGCGAGCAGGGCCGCGGCTTTGCGGTCGTCGCGGGCGAAGTCCGCAGCCTGGCGCAGCGCTCGGCGGGCGCGGCCAAGGAGATCAAAGAGCTGATCTCGGACTCGGTCGGCCGGGTGGAGAACGGCACCACGCTGGTGGCCGAAGCCGGCACGGTGATCGACGAAGTGGTGGTGGCGGTCAAGCGCGTGACTGACATCATGGGCGAGATCAGCGCCGCGTCGGAAGAGCAAAGCTCGGGCATCGAGCAGGTCAACCAGGCCGTGAACCAGATGGACGAGGTGACGCAGCAGAACGCGGCCCTGGTGGAAGAAGCCGCGGCGGCCGCCCAATCGCTGGAGGAGCAGGCGCGCCTGCTGCGCGAGACGGTGGCGTCGTTCCGCCTGCCGCAAGGCGGCGAGGCGCGCGTTGCCGCGGCACCGGCCATGCGTTCCGTGGCCAAGCCCACCGCTGCGGTGTCCGCCGCCAAGCCGGCGGTCCGCAAGCCGGCCGTGGCGGTGCGTGCGCGTGCCCCGCGCAAGCCCGCTGCCAAGGCACCGGCTGCCAAGGCGGCACCGGCAGTGGCCGCGGTGGCGGCAGAGCCGAGCGGTGGCAAGCTCGCCCTGTCGGCGGCCGCGGCGGGAGCCGATCAGGATGACTGGACGCAGTTCTGACGGCACAGTCTCCAACTGTGCGGTGCCTCCTGATGGGGCATTAAGCCAGCGTCACCGGCACCGCACTGTTTCAGTGCTGCAACCGGTTCGACTTGAGGGGCGGAGCGTGGTTGCAGCCGTGGCAGGTTTTTTGATCCGGCGAGGTTCGCGTGCGAGCCTCGCCGGTTTGCTTTTCGGCGGGTTCTGCATTGCGCCTGCCGCGAGGCCTTGCCCTGCAAGGCGGCTCTGCGGAGCCGACGCCAACGTGCTGCCGGCACCTTCAACGTGCCGGTTTTCCCAGCCTTCGCCTCTCCTCCGAATACCCTGCGCGTAACGCCGAAATGCCTCCGCCGTTCGTAGGGCGGGTTTGTCCGCGGCCGGGGTGAGCCGACCGCCGTCGCGGCAACATGGCCCCGCGTTGCCTCGCGCCCCGGCAGTGCCGCAGCGTTCAGCCTTGCAACAAACCCGCGCG
The nucleotide sequence above comes from Ralstonia solanacearum K60. Encoded proteins:
- a CDS encoding methyl-accepting chemotaxis protein, with translation MLNRLSIRFRLNAALVLLGALLAIIGTIGVIGMRASDENIRDIYTNQLASTSLVSKAHLSTAVIRTTLDRAVLHPEAADVPSLIERAGTYRTKSEEAWKKYKALPMSAEEARLAADVDAKRAAFFRDGVEPLIAALRARDAAAIDKVVMTAVPPMFVSLSAAVDALDRNQAEQAKTAYEGAVARSQNFLWLIIGAIVVGILSAVACAFGLDRAISVPLNRMLGTFGEISRGNLTEPITVTSQDEMGALTRGLQDMQRGLIRTIETMRGGSDSIASATKQIAAGNMDLSQRTEEQASSLEETASSMEELTSIVKQNADNARQASTLAVNASDIAVKGGEVVGRVVETMAGINDSSKKIADIIGVIEGIAFQTNILALNAAVEAARAGEQGRGFAVVAGEVRSLAQRSAGAAKEIKELISDSVGRVENGTTLVAEAGTVIDEVVVAVKRVTDIMGEISAASEEQSSGIEQVNQAVNQMDEVTQQNAALVEEAAAAAQSLEEQARLLRETVASFRLPQGGEARVAAAPAMRSVAKPTAAVSAAKPAVRKPAVAVRARAPRKPAAKAPAAKAAPAVAAVAAEPSGGKLALSAAAAGADQDDWTQF